The proteins below come from a single Ruegeria sp. THAF33 genomic window:
- a CDS encoding antibiotic biosynthesis monooxygenase, which yields MLKIAKNASVQTVITTFEMTPGTCQDLLEALTDAYAEFISKQPGFVSAGLHVNDAQTRIANYSQWERREDFLAMLRTPEMRDRNRKINELCKSFEPVMYDVAETFGSS from the coding sequence ATGCTGAAAATCGCCAAAAACGCCAGTGTTCAAACAGTTATCACGACCTTTGAAATGACGCCTGGCACCTGTCAGGACCTTCTGGAAGCTTTGACGGATGCCTATGCCGAGTTCATTTCGAAGCAGCCAGGTTTCGTTTCCGCCGGGCTGCACGTCAATGACGCACAAACCCGAATAGCAAACTATTCGCAATGGGAGCGCCGCGAAGATTTCCTTGCCATGCTGCGCACGCCTGAAATGCGCGATCGCAACCGCAAGATCAACGAACTCTGCAAAAGCTTTGAGCCGGTCATGTATGACGTCGCTGAGACATTCGGCAGTTCCTGA
- a CDS encoding DUF4864 domain-containing protein produces the protein MRRFLLAVSLSVGLGSGAFAQNAEIEANISAQIQAFKADDFATAFTFASPSIQRLFQNPDNFGAMVRNGYPMVWRPSEFRFLELREIAGALWQKVMITDANGRVHILDYQMIPLEDGWKVNGVQLLGTADPAA, from the coding sequence ATGCGTCGATTTTTGCTTGCTGTATCCCTGAGTGTTGGGCTGGGGTCGGGCGCATTTGCGCAAAACGCAGAGATCGAAGCAAACATTTCGGCGCAGATACAAGCCTTCAAGGCGGATGATTTTGCCACGGCCTTCACCTTTGCCAGCCCCAGCATCCAGCGCCTTTTTCAGAACCCCGACAATTTCGGAGCAATGGTACGCAATGGGTATCCGATGGTCTGGCGTCCTTCCGAATTTCGTTTTCTGGAGTTGCGTGAAATTGCAGGAGCCCTGTGGCAGAAGGTGATGATCACCGACGCAAACGGGCGTGTGCACATACTGGACTATCAGATGATCCCTCTGGAGGACGGTTGGAAAGTCAACGGCGTCCAATTGTTGGGCACCGCTGACCCTGCGGCCTGA
- a CDS encoding bifunctional 2-polyprenyl-6-hydroxyphenol methylase/3-demethylubiquinol 3-O-methyltransferase UbiG encodes MRRETTNRIRFVLEDIVPPILRDSAAFHWLACRVWGDHITRLAEFRERATYLTDDEYEKLYRDHPRVHQGTDNSEACIKRIATDIVGQSICDIGCGTGVLLQRIKAARPDITQLTGVDFVVDDAAAIDNIDYVAARIEELPFEDNSFDTVICTHVIEHLLEYRQAIAELRRVARKRVIIVVPRERESRYTFNPHFNFFPYTHSFLRAVYPSPDIHVCEDLGRDIYYCEDRPEEKPEPEHQG; translated from the coding sequence ATGCGACGCGAAACCACCAACCGTATACGCTTTGTACTCGAAGATATCGTGCCGCCTATCCTGCGTGACAGCGCCGCGTTTCATTGGCTGGCATGCAGGGTTTGGGGCGACCATATCACGCGCCTTGCCGAATTCCGTGAACGCGCAACCTATCTGACGGATGACGAATACGAAAAGCTCTACCGCGATCATCCGCGCGTGCATCAGGGCACCGACAATTCCGAAGCCTGCATCAAGCGGATTGCCACGGATATCGTCGGGCAGAGCATCTGCGATATCGGCTGCGGCACCGGAGTTCTTTTGCAACGCATAAAGGCCGCCCGGCCCGACATCACGCAACTGACAGGGGTGGATTTCGTCGTCGATGATGCGGCTGCCATCGACAATATCGACTATGTTGCAGCTCGGATCGAAGAACTGCCGTTTGAAGACAACAGCTTTGACACCGTAATCTGTACCCACGTGATCGAGCATCTTCTGGAATACCGTCAAGCAATCGCTGAACTGCGTCGTGTCGCGCGAAAACGCGTCATTATCGTCGTCCCGCGTGAACGCGAAAGCAGGTACACCTTCAATCCGCATTTCAACTTTTTCCCCTACACCCACAGCTTTCTGCGCGCGGTGTATCCCAGCCCGGACATCCATGTCTGCGAAGACCTGGGGCGCGACATCTACTATTGCGAAGACCGCCCCGAGGAAAAACCGGAACCGGAGCACCAAGGATGA
- a CDS encoding excalibur calcium-binding domain-containing protein yields MLFKKPSQDTPDPKPRPSRRHRRAEATRRHALSPLRILVMVLLLPLTTVLIATGVFLRLSEFEREEAVIHLIALAGCDATQSLGVGPFYEGQAGYHKRNDPDGDGVACGAASVPRATAPPVHNDPEPQQRSLGTAKFVRP; encoded by the coding sequence ATGCTGTTCAAGAAACCCTCGCAGGATACGCCTGATCCGAAGCCGCGGCCGTCCAGACGACACCGGCGCGCAGAAGCGACGCGCAGGCATGCGCTGTCTCCGCTACGCATACTGGTCATGGTTCTGTTGTTGCCGCTGACCACCGTGCTGATCGCCACGGGTGTTTTTCTGCGCCTGTCCGAATTTGAGCGGGAAGAGGCGGTGATCCACCTGATCGCATTGGCAGGTTGTGATGCGACGCAGTCGCTGGGGGTGGGGCCGTTTTACGAGGGGCAGGCGGGTTATCACAAGCGCAATGACCCGGATGGCGACGGGGTCGCCTGTGGCGCTGCCAGCGTGCCGCGGGCAACTGCGCCGCCAGTTCACAACGATCCCGAACCGCAACAGCGGTCTCTTGGAACGGCAAAGTTCGTGCGCCCCTGA
- a CDS encoding universal stress protein has product MYHNILVPISFDAERDTSGPLKLAQILATPDAQVTLLHVVEHIPNYAISYMPSEYLTEARKAIQTELDELASQLPNAKGLVIEGHSGRTILDWAEANKPDLIIIASHRPGMQDLLLGSTASHVVRHAGCAVHVVR; this is encoded by the coding sequence ATGTATCACAACATTCTGGTCCCCATCTCGTTCGATGCTGAAAGAGATACATCCGGGCCTTTGAAGCTGGCCCAGATTCTGGCCACGCCAGACGCGCAGGTGACATTGTTGCATGTGGTCGAGCATATTCCAAACTATGCAATCTCGTATATGCCGTCCGAATATCTGACAGAGGCGCGTAAGGCGATTCAGACAGAACTGGATGAACTGGCATCGCAGCTGCCGAATGCCAAGGGTTTGGTGATCGAGGGACATTCCGGCCGGACCATTCTGGATTGGGCCGAGGCGAACAAGCCCGATCTGATCATAATTGCGTCCCACCGGCCGGGGATGCAGGACCTGCTTCTGGGCTCTACCGCGTCTCATGTCGTTCGTCATGCGGGATGTGCCGTGCATGTGGTCCGCTGA
- a CDS encoding zf-TFIIB domain-containing protein — MQCPIDGTQLVITDRNGVEIDYCPQCRGVWLDRGELDKIIERSTAYSPPKPGYDDRADHGYRKKKKRGGFLEDLFDF; from the coding sequence ATGCAATGCCCGATTGACGGAACTCAACTGGTCATCACGGACAGAAACGGGGTTGAAATCGACTATTGTCCGCAATGCCGAGGTGTCTGGCTGGATCGGGGCGAACTGGACAAGATCATCGAGCGGTCAACAGCGTATTCTCCGCCAAAGCCCGGTTACGATGACCGAGCGGATCACGGCTATCGCAAGAAAAAGAAACGTGGCGGTTTTCTGGAAGATCTGTTCGATTTCTGA
- the uvrB gene encoding excinuclease ABC subunit UvrB — MPYAHSDKTQMTTEDVRARLKLEGGKRFVMHTDFAPAGDQPTAIKELASGILDGERDQVLLGATGTGKTFTMAKVIEETQRPAIILAPNKTLAAQLYGEFKGFFPENAVEYFVSYYDYYQPEAYVARSDTYIEKESQINEQIDRMRHSATRALLERDDVIIVASVSCIYGIGSVETYGAMTQDLKVGHEYDQRQVMADLVAQQYRRNDQAFQRGSFRVRGDSLEIWPAHLEDRAWKFSFFGEELESITEFDPLTGERAATMEQVRVYANSHYVTPKPTMQQAIIGIKKELRQRLDQLVGEGKLLEAQRLEQRTNFDLEMLEATGVCNGIENYSRYLTGRAPGEPPPTLFEFIPDNAIVFADESHVSVPQIGGMYRGDYRRKFTLAEHGFRLPSCMDNRPLKFEEWDAMRPQSVFVSATPAKWEIEQTGGVFTEQVIRPTGLLDPEVEIRPVEMQVDDLLDEVRKVAANGFRTLVTTLTKRMAEDLTEYLHEQGIKVRYMHSDIDTLERIEILRDLRLGAFDVLVGINLLREGLDIPECGLVAILDADKEGFLRSETSLIQTIGRAARNAEGRVIMYADKITGSMERALEETNRRRAKQIAYNEEHGITPETVKKNVEDVLAGLYDGDVDMNRVTATIDKPMHGANLEAHLDGLREQMRKAAENLEFEEAANIRDEIKRLEAVDLAVADDPMARQWAVEKASEDAVKSRGRSTAGRPGQRGGNVKRRKR, encoded by the coding sequence ATGCCATACGCCCATTCCGACAAGACCCAAATGACAACCGAAGATGTTCGGGCCCGCCTGAAACTGGAAGGCGGCAAACGGTTTGTCATGCATACGGATTTCGCCCCCGCAGGAGACCAGCCAACCGCAATCAAGGAACTTGCAAGCGGCATTCTGGATGGCGAGCGCGATCAGGTTCTGTTGGGGGCGACTGGTACGGGCAAAACCTTCACCATGGCCAAGGTGATCGAGGAAACCCAGCGCCCGGCCATCATCCTCGCCCCCAACAAGACATTGGCGGCGCAGCTATATGGCGAGTTCAAAGGCTTCTTCCCGGAAAACGCGGTCGAATATTTCGTCTCCTACTACGACTACTACCAGCCCGAGGCCTATGTCGCGCGATCGGACACCTATATCGAGAAGGAATCGCAGATCAACGAACAGATCGACCGGATGCGCCACTCGGCCACGCGGGCGCTGCTGGAACGCGACGACGTGATCATCGTCGCCTCGGTCTCGTGCATCTATGGCATCGGCTCGGTCGAGACCTACGGGGCGATGACACAGGATCTGAAGGTCGGACACGAATACGACCAGCGGCAAGTGATGGCCGATCTTGTGGCCCAGCAATATCGCCGCAACGATCAGGCATTTCAGCGCGGGTCATTCCGGGTGCGGGGCGACAGCCTTGAAATCTGGCCCGCCCACCTTGAGGATCGCGCCTGGAAATTCTCGTTCTTCGGTGAGGAACTGGAAAGCATCACCGAATTCGACCCGCTGACCGGCGAGCGCGCCGCGACAATGGAACAGGTGCGCGTCTATGCGAACTCGCACTATGTCACGCCGAAACCGACGATGCAGCAGGCCATCATCGGCATCAAAAAGGAACTGCGCCAGCGGCTGGATCAACTGGTGGGCGAGGGCAAGCTGCTCGAGGCGCAGCGGCTGGAACAGCGTACCAATTTCGATTTGGAGATGCTCGAGGCCACCGGCGTCTGCAACGGGATCGAGAACTACTCGCGCTATCTGACCGGCCGCGCGCCGGGCGAGCCGCCCCCGACCCTGTTCGAATTCATCCCCGACAACGCCATCGTCTTCGCCGACGAATCCCACGTCAGCGTTCCGCAGATCGGCGGCATGTATCGGGGCGACTATCGCCGCAAGTTCACCCTGGCCGAACACGGGTTCCGCCTGCCCTCCTGCATGGACAACCGGCCTTTGAAGTTTGAGGAATGGGACGCCATGCGCCCGCAATCCGTCTTTGTCTCGGCCACCCCGGCGAAGTGGGAGATCGAACAGACCGGCGGCGTCTTCACCGAACAGGTGATCCGCCCCACGGGCCTTTTGGACCCCGAGGTCGAAATCCGCCCCGTCGAGATGCAGGTCGACGACCTGCTGGACGAAGTGCGCAAAGTTGCCGCCAATGGCTTCCGCACGCTGGTCACCACGCTGACCAAACGCATGGCCGAGGACCTGACCGAATACCTGCACGAACAGGGCATCAAGGTCCGCTACATGCATTCCGACATCGACACGCTGGAACGCATCGAGATCCTGCGCGACCTGCGGCTGGGGGCCTTCGACGTGCTGGTGGGTATCAACCTGCTGCGCGAAGGGCTGGACATCCCTGAATGCGGGCTGGTCGCCATTCTGGATGCGGATAAAGAGGGCTTCTTGCGGTCCGAGACCTCGCTGATCCAGACCATCGGCCGCGCCGCCCGCAATGCCGAGGGCCGCGTGATCATGTATGCCGACAAGATCACCGGCAGCATGGAGCGCGCGCTGGAGGAAACCAACCGCCGCCGCGCCAAGCAGATTGCCTACAACGAGGAACACGGCATCACCCCCGAGACGGTGAAGAAGAATGTCGAAGACGTTCTGGCCGGTCTTTACGACGGCGACGTCGACATGAACCGCGTCACCGCCACAATCGACAAACCGATGCACGGCGCGAATTTGGAAGCACATCTGGACGGGTTGCGCGAGCAAATGCGCAAAGCCGCCGAGAACCTTGAATTCGAAGAGGCCGCCAACATCCGGGACGAAATCAAACGTCTGGAAGCGGTCGATCTGGCCGTCGCCGACGACCCAATGGCACGCCAATGGGCGGTCGAGAAAGCCTCGGAAGACGCAGTGAAATCACGCGGACGGTCGACGGCTGGCAGGCCGGGGCAGCGGGGTGGGAATGTAAAGAGAAGGAAGCGTTAA
- a CDS encoding ETC complex I subunit, translated as MRARIYQPARNAMTSGMAKTRKWVLEYAPASAREVDPLMGWTSSNDTQTQIRLKFDTKKEAMDYARDNGIDAQVSEPHKRKPNLRARGYGENFATDRRGPWTH; from the coding sequence ATGCGCGCACGGATTTACCAGCCTGCAAGGAATGCGATGACTTCAGGGATGGCCAAGACACGCAAGTGGGTTCTGGAATATGCTCCCGCTTCGGCACGTGAGGTTGATCCGCTGATGGGCTGGACATCATCCAATGATACGCAAACCCAGATACGCCTGAAATTCGACACCAAGAAAGAGGCGATGGATTATGCCAGGGACAATGGCATCGATGCGCAAGTCAGCGAGCCGCACAAGCGCAAACCCAACCTGCGCGCACGCGGCTACGGAGAAAACTTCGCCACTGACCGCCGTGGCCCCTGGACTCACTGA
- a CDS encoding HugZ family protein: protein MTLSDPYHTPDAAARLQAQDLLFKAKFAALAFLRPDTELPSVSRIALATDEAGCPVSLISTLAEHTRALSTCPNCALLIGEPADKGEPLTHPRLTLHVIAQPVHRDMAGYGDLRDRYLARRPKAKLYIDFADFGLVRFAIQDGLLNAGFGKAYRLTAQDF, encoded by the coding sequence GTGACCCTATCCGATCCTTATCACACGCCCGACGCAGCGGCGCGCTTGCAAGCACAAGACCTTCTCTTTAAGGCCAAATTTGCCGCACTGGCCTTTCTGCGCCCTGACACCGAGTTGCCGTCTGTCTCACGGATCGCGTTGGCCACGGATGAAGCAGGTTGCCCTGTCTCGCTGATTTCAACCCTTGCGGAACATACGCGCGCGCTGAGCACTTGCCCCAACTGCGCCCTTCTGATCGGAGAGCCCGCAGACAAGGGCGAACCGCTGACCCATCCGCGCCTGACATTGCACGTGATCGCTCAGCCAGTTCACCGGGACATGGCAGGCTATGGTGACTTGCGCGACCGGTACTTGGCGCGACGGCCCAAAGCGAAACTCTATATCGATTTCGCCGATTTCGGACTGGTCCGGTTCGCCATTCAGGACGGTCTTTTGAACGCCGGATTTGGCAAGGCCTATCGCCTTACAGCACAGGATTTCTAG
- a CDS encoding ORF6N domain-containing protein, which yields MTNPKNLPSTHEVQSAIHRVRGTRVVLAEDLAQFYGKSVSAFNQAVSRNKDLFEGYRFQLTDAEVADLQSQNVISKPKGRGGRRINPWVYTDYGVAIASALFKDPRAIKITRMITEAFVDGANAVTETPGSAPEILPPQDAAAPLLPNGDQLRALAENILDSGQQSLVDYIANPTTKRQQAVAVIMKTLAETAGEEVRTQHERLRLRIAERLAAGDYADDDDRKGLLELLNAMKG from the coding sequence ATGACGAACCCTAAAAATCTGCCCAGCACGCATGAGGTCCAAAGCGCCATTCACCGGGTGCGCGGCACCCGTGTGGTACTTGCCGAGGATCTGGCGCAGTTCTACGGAAAATCCGTCAGCGCCTTCAATCAGGCCGTCTCGCGCAACAAGGACCTGTTCGAGGGCTACCGTTTTCAGCTGACCGATGCCGAGGTCGCCGATTTGCAATCACAGAATGTGATCTCAAAACCCAAGGGCCGCGGCGGGCGGCGGATTAATCCTTGGGTCTATACCGATTACGGCGTGGCCATCGCTTCGGCCCTGTTCAAAGACCCGCGCGCGATCAAGATCACCCGCATGATCACCGAGGCATTCGTCGACGGCGCCAACGCCGTGACCGAAACCCCAGGCAGCGCGCCCGAGATCCTGCCACCCCAAGACGCCGCCGCCCCGTTGCTGCCCAATGGCGATCAGTTGCGGGCGCTGGCCGAAAACATCCTCGATTCCGGGCAACAAAGCCTGGTCGATTACATCGCCAACCCCACCACCAAACGCCAGCAGGCAGTGGCGGTGATCATGAAGACCCTGGCCGAAACCGCAGGCGAAGAGGTGCGCACCCAGCACGAGCGTCTGCGCCTGCGGATCGCCGAACGGTTGGCCGCCGGCGATTATGCCGATGATGACGACCGCAAGGGGTTGCTGGAATTGCTGAATGCGATGAAAGGCTGA
- a CDS encoding lysine--tRNA ligase → MSELRETAMSSKAWPFEEARRLLKRYQKGAPEKGYVLFETGYGPSGLPHIGTFGEVARTTMVKRAFEALSDIPTKLICFSDDLDGMRKVPSNVPNPEALEEHLQRPLTSVPDPFGEYPSFGEHNNAMLRRFLDTFGFDYEFYSARDFYRSGQFDEILKRAVHKYDDVMAIMLKSLREERQRTYSIFLPIHPETGRVLYVPMKKVCAETYTVTFDDEDGKEWTVPVTGGNVKLQWKPDFGARWAALGVDFEMYGKEHATNEKIYDAICRALGGRAPEHFSYELFLDENGQKISKSSGNGVSIDEWLTYAPTESLAYFMYQKPKTAKRMHFDVIPKAYDEYHQQLRAYPGQDLKAQLNNPVWHIHGGDVPESTLIVPFAMLLNLASVSGAEDKETLWGFIRRYAPEATAESHPDLDQAAGFAVRYFNDFAKPTRKHRSPTDQEREALEALKAALEAYDGPTEDEALQSVVYSIGRERFDPMRGWFTALYEVLLGASQGPRFGGFIALYGVPETISLIDKALAGELV, encoded by the coding sequence ATGTCTGAACTGCGTGAAACCGCGATGTCGTCCAAGGCCTGGCCTTTTGAAGAGGCGCGCCGGTTGCTCAAACGCTATCAGAAGGGCGCTCCGGAAAAGGGGTATGTGCTGTTCGAAACCGGTTACGGCCCGTCTGGCTTGCCGCATATCGGAACATTCGGCGAGGTCGCGCGGACCACGATGGTCAAGCGCGCGTTCGAGGCGCTTTCGGACATACCGACCAAGCTGATCTGTTTTTCGGACGATCTGGACGGGATGCGCAAAGTGCCCAGCAACGTGCCCAACCCGGAGGCGCTTGAAGAACATTTGCAGCGCCCGTTGACTTCGGTTCCCGATCCATTTGGCGAATACCCCAGCTTCGGCGAGCACAACAACGCGATGTTGCGCCGGTTCCTCGATACCTTCGGATTCGACTATGAGTTCTATTCTGCACGCGATTTCTATCGGTCAGGCCAGTTCGACGAGATCCTGAAGCGCGCGGTCCACAAGTATGATGACGTGATGGCCATCATGCTCAAAAGCCTGCGGGAAGAGCGCCAACGGACCTATTCGATTTTCCTGCCGATCCATCCGGAAACCGGGCGGGTTCTGTATGTGCCGATGAAGAAAGTGTGTGCAGAGACCTATACCGTCACATTCGATGACGAGGACGGCAAGGAATGGACCGTGCCCGTCACTGGCGGCAACGTGAAATTGCAATGGAAGCCTGATTTCGGGGCGCGCTGGGCAGCGCTGGGCGTCGATTTCGAGATGTACGGCAAGGAACATGCTACCAACGAAAAGATCTATGACGCGATCTGCCGTGCATTGGGCGGCCGTGCGCCCGAGCATTTTTCCTATGAGCTGTTCCTGGATGAGAATGGCCAGAAGATCTCGAAATCGTCCGGCAATGGCGTGTCGATCGACGAATGGCTGACCTACGCGCCGACCGAAAGCCTGGCGTATTTCATGTATCAAAAGCCCAAGACAGCCAAGCGGATGCACTTCGACGTGATCCCGAAGGCTTATGACGAATATCATCAACAGTTGCGCGCCTATCCGGGGCAGGACCTAAAAGCTCAGCTGAACAATCCGGTCTGGCACATTCACGGTGGCGACGTTCCCGAATCGACCCTGATCGTACCGTTTGCGATGTTGCTGAACCTGGCGTCGGTTTCGGGCGCGGAAGACAAGGAGACGCTGTGGGGCTTTATTCGCCGCTATGCGCCGGAAGCAACGGCTGAAAGCCATCCCGATCTGGATCAGGCCGCGGGCTTTGCGGTTCGCTACTTCAACGATTTCGCCAAACCAACGCGCAAACATCGCTCACCCACGGATCAGGAGCGTGAGGCGCTGGAAGCGCTGAAAGCCGCGCTTGAGGCTTATGATGGCCCGACCGAGGACGAGGCGCTGCAATCAGTGGTCTATTCCATCGGGCGTGAGCGGTTCGACCCCATGCGCGGTTGGTTCACGGCGTTGTACGAAGTGCTTCTGGGTGCATCGCAGGGCCCGCGTTTTGGCGGCTTTATCGCGCTGTACGGTGTGCCTGAAACAATTTCCCTGATCGACAAGGCGCTGGCCGGAGAGCTGGTCTGA
- a CDS encoding glycosyl hydrolase family 28-related protein: MNKAITDGIVFMPPQFANGLTVWSAGDGTPGSPTYGGSGTGVFVPADADFGGCLEILKVQTTQQLRYMGQTPILPGCYLQIKARVKAISGPLPSVRIAAWAGGAGDTHVAGVVEQGPATQLSGYGSVHEITAIVGTGKRPGVDMPWGLAALYGHFGLDIEGANGALVRVDDLEITDVTGVFLREMISVVDVRDYGAIGDGVTDDSAAFEATDQAAGGRRVYVPQGTYHLAENTSMTSEMDFEGTVTMPDDKMLLLTKDFHLPAYISAFGDEELAFKKAFQALLNNSDHDSLDLGGRKISVTAPIDMAAAVPNKQSGFSTRRVIRNGQFDVKSSSAWDTETFTSTATYDPSDKTRLTNVANVANIPVGSYVAGSGVGREIYVRSKNVGAGEITLSAPLVGASGTQSFSFYSFKYLLDFSGFSTLRKFGMEQIEFQCNSRCSGIRLAAAGSTFSLNDCFVSRPKDRGITSTGTGCKGMLIDNCQFLSAEEALVVTDRYSIALNTNSNDVKLRHNRAVRFRHFAVLGGDNNMILGNHVFQGDSIPQGVRTAGLIMIGTYNSSTIAENYVDNCFIEWTNERDPSPTYTSGFSFSAMSITDNIFYSSQAPSWFSFIVIRPYGPGHFLNGLVVTGNKFRATSGEIFRAERVDTSFADLNKDRHTNVTFQNNTYHGVTRKSANPLRVRYTQNSVSNLWPVSANGQLPFDGKARSCDGVATIGVLSGVFNNHVFSAPHVEVEQGATGDSFLLRWPEHVKGTASVLMRMER, encoded by the coding sequence ATGAACAAGGCAATCACTGACGGCATCGTCTTCATGCCGCCTCAATTCGCGAATGGCCTGACCGTTTGGTCTGCGGGGGACGGAACGCCCGGCTCGCCCACATATGGCGGATCCGGCACGGGGGTTTTCGTGCCTGCGGATGCCGATTTTGGTGGCTGTCTGGAGATCCTGAAAGTCCAAACCACCCAACAGCTTCGGTATATGGGCCAGACGCCGATTTTGCCCGGTTGCTATTTGCAGATCAAAGCGCGGGTCAAGGCGATCAGCGGCCCTTTGCCGTCGGTGCGCATAGCGGCCTGGGCCGGGGGCGCAGGGGACACGCATGTGGCAGGAGTCGTGGAGCAGGGGCCTGCCACACAGCTGTCGGGCTATGGAAGCGTGCATGAAATAACGGCGATCGTCGGAACCGGCAAACGCCCCGGCGTGGACATGCCTTGGGGGCTGGCCGCCCTGTATGGCCATTTCGGTCTGGATATTGAGGGCGCGAATGGGGCGCTGGTGCGTGTCGACGACCTGGAGATCACGGATGTCACCGGTGTTTTCCTGCGTGAGATGATCAGTGTTGTGGATGTGCGTGACTATGGGGCCATCGGCGACGGTGTGACGGACGATTCAGCTGCGTTTGAAGCGACCGATCAGGCGGCGGGTGGCCGTCGGGTTTACGTTCCGCAAGGGACTTATCATCTGGCCGAAAACACCAGTATGACCTCCGAAATGGACTTTGAAGGCACAGTTACCATGCCGGATGACAAGATGCTGTTGCTGACAAAGGATTTCCATCTGCCGGCTTACATTTCGGCTTTCGGAGACGAAGAACTGGCGTTCAAAAAAGCGTTTCAGGCCCTTCTGAACAATTCGGATCATGACTCGCTGGATTTGGGTGGTCGCAAGATTTCCGTCACCGCGCCGATCGACATGGCCGCAGCGGTTCCCAACAAGCAGAGTGGTTTTTCAACCCGTCGCGTGATCCGGAATGGTCAGTTTGACGTCAAAAGCAGTTCGGCTTGGGATACGGAAACGTTCACCTCGACTGCGACCTATGATCCGTCGGACAAAACGCGTCTGACCAATGTCGCGAATGTCGCCAACATTCCCGTCGGGTCCTACGTTGCCGGCAGCGGAGTCGGGCGTGAAATCTATGTACGGTCAAAGAACGTCGGTGCGGGTGAGATCACACTGAGCGCGCCCCTTGTGGGGGCGTCGGGGACCCAGTCCTTTTCGTTCTATTCATTCAAGTACCTGCTGGATTTCAGCGGCTTCAGCACGCTTCGAAAATTCGGCATGGAGCAGATCGAATTTCAATGCAACAGCCGATGCAGCGGAATTCGTTTGGCGGCCGCCGGCAGTACATTTTCGTTGAACGACTGTTTTGTCAGCCGCCCGAAAGACCGGGGGATCACGTCGACCGGAACGGGGTGCAAGGGCATGCTGATCGACAATTGCCAGTTCCTGTCAGCAGAAGAAGCCCTTGTCGTTACGGACCGGTATTCCATTGCGTTGAATACCAATTCAAACGATGTGAAGCTGCGCCACAACCGAGCCGTGCGTTTCAGGCATTTCGCTGTTCTGGGCGGTGACAACAACATGATTCTGGGCAACCATGTCTTTCAGGGCGATAGCATCCCGCAAGGTGTGCGTACGGCCGGTTTGATCATGATCGGCACCTACAACAGTTCCACTATCGCCGAGAATTATGTCGACAACTGTTTCATCGAATGGACGAATGAACGCGACCCGTCGCCGACATACACGAGTGGTTTTTCGTTCAGTGCGATGAGCATCACGGACAACATCTTTTATTCTAGTCAGGCCCCGTCCTGGTTTAGTTTCATCGTCATTCGCCCCTATGGGCCCGGGCATTTTCTCAATGGCCTGGTCGTGACCGGCAACAAGTTTCGTGCCACGAGCGGTGAAATCTTCCGAGCGGAACGGGTGGATACAAGCTTTGCCGACTTGAACAAAGACAGGCACACCAACGTGACCTTCCAGAACAATACGTATCATGGCGTAACCAGGAAATCCGCAAACCCGTTGAGGGTTCGCTATACGCAGAACTCGGTGTCCAATCTTTGGCCTGTTTCGGCAAACGGACAGTTGCCATTCGACGGCAAGGCACGAAGCTGCGATGGGGTTGCGACGATCGGTGTGCTCTCGGGAGTGTTCAACAACCATGTCTTCAGTGCGCCTCATGTTGAGGTCGAACAGGGGGCGACAGGCGACAGTTTTCTGTTGCGCTGGCCAGAGCATGTGAAGGGTACGGCCTCGGTTCTGATGCGCATGGAACGTTAA